The nucleotide sequence GCCAGCGTGGCCGTGCCCCGCACCGGGGTGCCGTCCTGGGCGCGCAGCGTCGCCGTCACCGTCGTGCCGCCGCCGGGCGCCGCGACGTCGGCGGCGGCCAGGCCGGACACCACCGGCAACAGCGCCGCCGCGTCGACCGGCAGGAACCGGGCCGCGTCGACCCGGTGGAAGCCGGGGTTGCGGACCTCGATGCGCACGGACCCGCCGGTGCCGGCGGTGAACCGGAACCGGCCGAGCGCCCGCCAGCCGTTGGCGTCCTGCTGCTGGTCGACGACGATCTCGTCCTCGCCGTCGGCGTGCCGGACGACGTAGACCGCCGCCCGGGTGGTGTCCGCGTTCGACGGGTACCAGACGGCGACGTCGTAGACGCCGTCGGCCGGCAGCTCCGGGGTCCAGGTGGCCGTGCCGCCGAGCCGGTCCTCCTCGCTGAACCGGGACGCCGTGCGGTTCCAGCCGGCCAGGGTGCTGGGCAGCCACCAGCCGGTCTCGACGTACCGGGGCCATGGGTCGGCGTTGTCGACGACGATCTCGGTGCCCGTGAGCCGGACGGTGACCGCCTGCTGCGCCGACGCGTCCGCGGCGACGGTGATGCGGTGCGCGGTGCCGGGCAGGGCTCCTGCCGCCGACGTGACGGTGACGGTGTACTCGCGCTCCTCGCGCCCGGGCACGTCGTAGCCGACGATGGCGGGTTCGGCCCGCCAGCCCGCCGGGACGCTCACCTGCAGCGTCCCCGAACGCCGCACCGGGCCGAGGTTCAGCACGGCGGTGGTCAGCTCGAACGCGTCGCCGGGCCGGGCGAGCTCGGCCGGAACCGCCGTCAGCGCGGGGAGCTTGAGCGGCACCAGGACCGCGACCGTGGCCGGGGTGAGCACCGTGCTGCCACCCGTCCACCGGGCGGTGGCGGTCAGCTCGGCGGCTCCGGTGGCGTCCGCCGGCGCTGTGACGTCGAAGAGCCAGTCCGCGGTGCCGCCGGCCGGCACTGACGCCGGCACGTCGCCCACCGGCGCGGCCGTCCACCCGCTCGGCACCGCCAGGGCGAGCTCGGCGCCGTCCAGTGGCGCGTCCGTGCCGTTGCGGACCCGGGCCCGGACCCGGACGTCGTCGCCCGGCGTCGTGTCGGGCGCGGCCGACAGCTCGCCGCAGGCGGCCTCGCCGGGCGGGACGACCCCGGTGACCGACGGCGGCAGCCGCAGCGTGTGGTCCGCGGTCGCCCGGTCGCCGGCGACGACCCGGAAGGTGATCGGCGCGGTCAGGTTGCCGACCGGGATCGTCCACTCGAACGGGAACACCTTCGCCGGCGCCTGCTGGGCGGGAGCGTCGCCGACGGCGTAGTGCAGCTGGGCCGTCGTCTCCGTGTCGGCCTGGACGTAGGCGTCGTACCCGGAGCGGTCCGGGCGGACCAGCAGGACCGCGCGCACCAGCCCGGCCTGGGCGGCGGGGTCGAGGAAGGCGTGGTGGTGGCTGTCCGGGCCCTGGTCGGCGGCGTCGGAGGTCCAGTGCCACGGGACGTCGAGGTCGACGTCGCGGACCACCAGCGCGGCATGGCCCTTCGCCGGAATCGTCGTGGTGAGCCGTCCGCCCCGCAGGGTCTGAGCGGTCCGGACCCCGCCGCCGAGCACCTCGACCCGGTTCGCCGCGCGCCGCGCCAGCCCGGTGACCGGGGTGGCGACGTCGACGGTGACCCGCTCGTCGGTGTCGCTCTCGTTGGTGAGGCTGAGGTAGAGGCTGCCGTTGCCGACCGCCGTCAGCCAGTTGACCTGCGGGTTGTCGACGCCGACGATCCCCTTCGGGAAGTACGGCCAGACGCCGTCCTCGCCGTGGAAGGTGCCGGGCGCGTGCCCGTAGGTCGAGAACTTGAAGAACACGTAGTTGGTCTCGAACTGCCGCGGGAAGTCGATCTCGCCGTCGGAGCGCGTCTGGTGCTCGGTGATCAGGTAGTCCAGCGCCAGGCCGAGCTGGGCGGGGATGTGGTGGAAGTAGATGCCCCCGGCACCGGGCGGACCCTGGTACGGGAAGTCCGGCTTCATGTGAGCGACGCTGAACTGGCGGTTGTAGTAGCCGGGGTAGTTGGTGAACCGGCCGACCACGAGGTTGTGCGCCACGTCACGGAACAGGTCGTCACCGGTGTGGTGGGCGAGGCGCAGGAAGAACGGCGCCCAGGCGGGGATCCAGGTGAAGCCGCCGCCCGGGTTCACCCGGCCCGCGGAGACCTTGAAGGTCGACAGCTGCTCGAACGTGACCCCGGAGGACGACACCGTCCAGGCCGGCACCTCCTCGCTCGGCACGGTCGTCTGCGGGTAGTCGGGCAGCAGCGGGGTGTTCCACCAGTCGATCTGGTTGTCGATGAACGGCTGGTTCGGCACCGTGACCGTGGTGTCCGGGACCGGCCGCACGTTCATGACGCCGAGGTAGCGCTGCGCCTCGCGGTACGAGCCGTCCAGGAACTCCTGCTCGCCGGTCAGCTCGAACAGCACCAGCAGCTCGGTCCAGGCCTTCACGTAGTGGTAGCCGAACTCGTTCTCGGCGGCGTTCGTCGCGTACGGCCGCATGATCTGGTCGCGGATGAGCCGTCGCGCCTCGGCCCTGGCCTCGGCCAGGTAGGCCTCGTTGCCGGTGAGCACGTAGGCCTGCAGCGGGGTGCTCATCGGGGTGCGGGCGTCGCGCCCGGGCCGCTGGCGGATCAGCTCCATCGCCAGCGAGTGGAGCCCGGCGTTCTGCCCGCGGGTCTGCTCGTACAGCGGCACCAGGGTCGAGGCGTCGCCGGGGATGCGGCCGATGCGGTAGAGATCGGGGTTGCCGTACACCGGCGCGCCCTTCACCGGGGTGCTGCCGTGGCCGGCGCGCGACAGGTGGTACTCGACCAGCGGCCGGGCCCGGCGCTCGTACAGCGCGTCGTCGCCGGTCAGGTGGTACGCCGACAGCAGGACGCCGGCGATCGGGGTACGCACGGCCTGGTCGTTCTCGATGTCGACGAACCCCTTGGCGCGGTTCCACCAGCCGCTGAACGACGGCACGAAGGACTCGCTGTCGTCGCCGTCCGGCTCGACCATCAGCAGGTCGATGAGGTGGTGGACGGTGTCGGTGAGCGACGTGTCGTAGACGTTGCGCCGGTAGTCGGTGTAGCCGTACTCGTTCCGGACGAGGTCGGTGTAGGACTGGTAGACGGTGCCGGCGGCGGCGTAGAGGCCGAACGCGTACCCGCGGCTCTCACCGGCGGCCAGCGGCGTCCGGCGGCCGGCCTGCGGCGCGAAGACCACCGGCTGCACGTCGCGGTCGTCGTTGCGCAGGCTCATGCCGAACGGCTGGCCGTCCGGGCCCGGCTCACGCTCGTGCTCGAACAGCAGCACCTCACCGGGGGTGTAGACGCCGAGCGTGACGTCGTGGTCGCCGATGCGGCGCTGGGTCAGCGACATCGGCGCGAACAGCTCCCAGGCGCCCAGCGACTGTGCCCCGCCGATCACCCGGGCATGCTGCCACGAGCCGCAGAGCACCTCGTCGACGTCGTCCGGGGTGACGGCGTCGACCGACTGGTAGCCGACGACGTAGTGGTCGTCGGCGCCGGCGGTGAGCGTCCACTGCAGCTCCGGACTGGCGCCGGCCAGCGACCAGCGGACGGTGAGGTCGTAGCCGCCGGGCGGCGTGCTGCGCAGCTCGACGGTGTGCGCGTCGAGCTGGGCGAGTGAGTCGAACGCGACCCAGTTCGGCGTCATCGACGTGTAATAGTCGGTGGGGTTGCCGTCGTCGCCGGTCAGGACGATCCACTGCTCGTCGAACCGGTGCTCGGCCGCGGTGACCGGCAGCCAGTCGCCGCCGTCCGTTTGGACCTCGAGGTCGCGGACGTAGGTGTGGCCGCCGCCCCAGCTCGCGCGGTGGAACGTCACCCGGTGCCGGTCGCCGGTGATCGTCGCGGCCGGCTCGGTGGCCAGGTCCGGCATCGGCAGCCGGCGCAGCGCGTCGGGCAGCGGCGGCTGCCCTTCCGCGGCCGGGGTGGTGGCCGCCGCCGCGGACGACAGCCCGAACGCGTTCACCACCGGCGGCAGCACGGCCGCGCCGACCAGCAGGCGGATCGCGGAGCGACGGGACAGACTCGGATTCGGGCAGGCTGCCGCCCGGGGTACCTCGTGCATGGGGTCCGACCTTTCGTACGAGGGTCAGCTCTTGACCGCGCCGGCGATGCCTTCCACGAACGTGCGCTGCAGGAACAGGAACACGATGACGATCGGGACGGTGCTGATGCACGCGCCCGCCGCGAGCCCGGTCCAGTCGGTGCCCTCCTGGCCGAAGAAGCTGAACATGCCGACGCCGAGCGTGCGCAGCTCCGGCGCGCCGAGGGTGAACACCAGCGGCACGAAGAACGCGTTCCAGGCGAAGACGAAGTTCATCAGCGCGACCGTGCCGATGACCGGCCGGGCCAGCGGCAGCAGCACCCGGGCGAACGTGCGCACGTAGCCGGCGCCGTCGACGCGGGCGGCGTCCTCCAGGTCCCGGGGGATGCCGGCGAAGAACCCCATGAACAGCAGGATCGGCACCACCAGTCCCGGGCCGGCCTGCGCCAGCGCGGCGCCGAGCAGGCCGTTGTTCAGCCCCAGGTCGTTGATCAGCAGGAACACCGGGATGATCGTGTAGCTGTGCGGGATGAACATCGTCACCACGAGGACGCCGATGATCACCTTCTTGCCCGGCAGGCCCGGCTTGGACAGCGCGTACCCCATGGTCGACGACGCGACCAGTACCAGCAGCACCACGGTGACGGAGAACGTGATGGTGTTGATCGTGTAATCGCCGAACTTGGCCGTCGTCCAGGCCCGGTCGAAGTTGTCGAACGTCCACTCGTCCGGGATCAGCGACAGCCCGCCGAGCAGCATCTCGCGCGGCGACTTGAACGCCGCCGAGATCATCCAGATGAACGGGTAGACCCACAGCAGGCAGAACGGGATCAGGAACAGGTGCCAGAGCTTGCGCCGGTGCCGATACCAGCGGTTGCGCCGGTCGGAACCGGCCTGCGCGGGCGGCGCCGGGGTCTCGCGGACGAGTTCGGTGGTGCTCATGGCGCTCCCGCCTTGTACCGGCCCCGCAGCAGCGGCGCCTGCATCAGGGTGATCAGCAGGGTCATCAGGCCGAAGACCGCGCCCGCCGCACAGGCGAAGCCGTACCGCGGCGCCTGCAGGAACGGGTCGAACGCGAACCGGTAGATGTAGGTCGGCACGACGTCGGTCGAGTAGTTCGGCCCGCCCTGCGTGGTGGCCTGCACCAGGTCGAAGGTGTTGAGGCTGCGCTGGAAGACCAGCAGCAGGATGACGATGGCCAGCGGCACCAGCATCGGCAGCACCACGAAGCGCAGCGACTGCCGCGAGTTGGCGCCGTCGATCAGCGCCGCCTCGTGGATGTCCTTCGGGATCGTCTGCAGCGCGGCCAGCCAGTAGATCAGCGTGATGCCGAAGCCCTTCCACACGTCGATGCCGATCAGCGTCGGTAGCGCGGTCGTCGTGTCGCCGAGGAAGTTCACCGCCGAGCCGACCAGCCCGGAGTCGGTGAGCGCGGTGTTCACGACGCCACGGATGGGGTCGAGCAGGATCGCGAACACGATGCCGATGACCGCCGTCGTCGTGACCACCGGCAGGAACAGTGCCAGCCGGTACACGTTGCGGCCGCGCAGCCAGGCGTTGTTCAGCAGGATCGCCAGCACCAGGGCCAGCGGCAGCTCGATGACCAGCGCGGCGAAGGAGAACAGGAACGAGTGCCAGAACGCGTCCCAGAAGGCGTCGGAACCGAGCACCTCGCGGAAGTTGTCGAACCCGATCCAGTTGGTCGGGGTGCCGACGCCGTCCCAGTCGAAGAACGCGTACCACCAGCTGGCGATGAGCGGCCAGAGCGAGAAGCCGCCGAACAACAGGATCCCGGGCACCAGGAACGCGTAGCTCCAGGCATGCCGGCGCCAGCGCGCGGCCCGGGGCCGCCCGGCGGCGCGAGGCCGCCGGGCGGGTGCGTGCGTCGAAGCCATGGACTGCTACTCCGGGGTGTAGTTCTCGAGGGGGTCCCAGCCGGGGAAGGTGATGTCGTCGATGGTCGCGGTACCGCTCAGTTCGGCCAGCGACTCGTCGAGGAACGTCTGGATCTGGGCGTCGAGAGCCTCGGCGATCGGCAGGAACGGCTTGTTGTTGATGATCGCGTCGACCGCGGCGTCGGTGTGCTTGAGCTCCGGCCGCTGCGCCCGGGCCTGCAGCAGCGCGGCGCCGCCCGGACTGGCCAGGGTCGGGTTCGGCACCAGCCGCATCCCCTCCTCGGAGACGGCCAGGATCGCCGCCAGGTCCGGGTTCTCCGCCGCCTGCTCCTCCCAGGCGCTCTCGACCGCGGTCAGCGTGCCGAACTCCTCGTAGTAGGCCCGGTTGAAGTCCTCCGAGGCCAGGAAGTCCATGACCGCCCACGCCTGCTCGGGGTTCTCCGTCTCCGAGGACATCGACCAGATCGGCTGGAACGACTGCTTCGTCGGCGTGTAGCCGCCGCGCCCGTCGTCGGGCACCGGCAGCGCGGCCACGCCCATCTCGATCTCCGGGTTGAGCTTGCGGATCTCCGCGACGTGCCACGGCGCGCTCGGGTACATGGCGATCGTGCCGGCCGCGAACTCGGTGAACGCGCGGCTGCCGTCCCAGCTCTCCCAGCCCGGCACCATGACGCCGTTGGCCTGCATGCGCCGGTGCAACTCGACCGCCTCGACCATGCCGGGCGACGCCGTCGCCGGCTCGCCGGTGCGGAAGTCGATGCCGTCCTGGACCACCGAGTACGGGACGGCGGTCTGCGCGAGGATCTCGACGGCGCCGGCCTTGCCCGACGTCGGCGCGTAGCCGAACACCGAGCCGCCGCCGTTCTGGGTGATGGTCGTGGCCATCTCCTCCAGCTCGCTCCACGTCTCCGGCGGATCGTCGTAGCCGTTGTCGCGCAGGATCGCCTCGTTGTAGATCATGACGCGGACGTCCCACTTGCCGGTCACCAGCGGCAGCGTGTACAGCTCGCCGTCGCGGTGCAGGCCGGACGTCGCCGGGTCCATCGTGCCCTCGGGGAAGCGGTCGATGAACTCGTCGGTGACGAACTCCTCCAGCGAGTGCGTCCAGCCGCGCTCGTACATGCGGTCGAAGCCGTCGGCCTGCGCCCGGAACACGTCCGGCGGGGCGCCCTGCTGGAACATCAGCTCGACGGCGTTGAGCTGCTGGTCCGACGGGTTCTCGACCACGTCGACGGTGATGCCCGGGTTGTCCTCCTCGAACTGGTCGAACTGAGCGCGGTAGAACTCGCTGGCGCCGGGCGGGTCGGGCACCAGCGCGACGGTGATGGTGGCGCTCTCGCCGGAGGCGTCGTCGTTGTCGCTGTCGTCCTCACCACTGCCGACGAGGTTGCAGCCGGTGGCCGTCAGGGCGACGGCCGTGGCGGCGGCGGCCCAGCGCAGCGTGCGTCGTGTGCGGGACATGGTTCTCGCTGACTCCTTTGTCGAGGAACGTGGGGTCTAGTAGTGCGACGCCGGCGCGTGCCGGGGACCGAGGTAGCCGAGGCCGACACTGATCGAGTCGGCTACCTCGATGACGGTGCTGGCCAGCTCGGGGTCGCCGTCGGCGAGTCCCAGCGCGGAGAGCGGGCCGGAGATGGACAGCGCGGCGACGACGTTGCCGGACTGGTCCAGGATCGGGGCCGCGACGCAGGACCGTCCCAGCGCCAGCTCCTCGACCTCGGTGGCGTAGCCGCGGTGCGCGGCCAGATCGAGGGCGGCGTCGAGCTGGTCGTGGTCGCAGATGGTGCGCGGCGTGTAGCGATGCAGGTCGGGGACGAGCTCGCGGCGCTGGGCCGGGGTGAGCGGCAGCAGCAGGCACTTGCCGATGCCCGTGGCGTGCAGCGGATTGCGCTGACCCATGAGCGTGAACGACTTCGGCGCCAGCCGGCCCTCGAAGTTGCACAGGTAGAACAGCCACGAGCCGTGCCGGACCGCGACGTTGACGCCGAGGCCCAGCGACGCGGCCAGCAGCTGCGCGGCCTGCCGGGCCTCGCGGTGCACGGGGTGCTGGTTGATCGCCACGCCGGCCAGCGTCAGGAGCGCGGGCCCCAGCCGGTACAGGGCGCTGACCGGTTCGCGCTCGACGTACTGTAACGATTCAAGTGTTGACAGGAGTCGGGACGCCGTGGACTGACCCAGTCCAGCGTGCTTGGCGACGTCAGACACGCGCAGGGCCCGGCCGTCGAGGAAGGCGCTGAGGACGGTCGCCGCCTTCTCGACACTCTGGTTCGTGGCCTGGTCCGTTGCCACTGCGCTCCTGACATTGAAGGAACCGTGCATCATGTGGGAGAGTTACGCATATGGTGCATGAAGTCAAGCCCTCTTCGGATGTCAGATGTTGATTCGTGATATCGAGACGTTCGTCGTCAAGCTGCGCTCGGACGAGGCCTACCTGGGCG is from Jiangella alkaliphila and encodes:
- a CDS encoding ABC transporter substrate-binding protein; protein product: MSRTRRTLRWAAAATAVALTATGCNLVGSGEDDSDNDDASGESATITVALVPDPPGASEFYRAQFDQFEEDNPGITVDVVENPSDQQLNAVELMFQQGAPPDVFRAQADGFDRMYERGWTHSLEEFVTDEFIDRFPEGTMDPATSGLHRDGELYTLPLVTGKWDVRVMIYNEAILRDNGYDDPPETWSELEEMATTITQNGGGSVFGYAPTSGKAGAVEILAQTAVPYSVVQDGIDFRTGEPATASPGMVEAVELHRRMQANGVMVPGWESWDGSRAFTEFAAGTIAMYPSAPWHVAEIRKLNPEIEMGVAALPVPDDGRGGYTPTKQSFQPIWSMSSETENPEQAWAVMDFLASEDFNRAYYEEFGTLTAVESAWEEQAAENPDLAAILAVSEEGMRLVPNPTLASPGGAALLQARAQRPELKHTDAAVDAIINNKPFLPIAEALDAQIQTFLDESLAELSGTATIDDITFPGWDPLENYTPE
- a CDS encoding carbohydrate ABC transporter permease, with the protein product MSTTELVRETPAPPAQAGSDRRNRWYRHRRKLWHLFLIPFCLLWVYPFIWMISAAFKSPREMLLGGLSLIPDEWTFDNFDRAWTTAKFGDYTINTITFSVTVVLLVLVASSTMGYALSKPGLPGKKVIIGVLVVTMFIPHSYTIIPVFLLINDLGLNNGLLGAALAQAGPGLVVPILLFMGFFAGIPRDLEDAARVDGAGYVRTFARVLLPLARPVIGTVALMNFVFAWNAFFVPLVFTLGAPELRTLGVGMFSFFGQEGTDWTGLAAGACISTVPIVIVFLFLQRTFVEGIAGAVKS
- a CDS encoding IclR family transcriptional regulator; translation: MATDQATNQSVEKAATVLSAFLDGRALRVSDVAKHAGLGQSTASRLLSTLESLQYVEREPVSALYRLGPALLTLAGVAINQHPVHREARQAAQLLAASLGLGVNVAVRHGSWLFYLCNFEGRLAPKSFTLMGQRNPLHATGIGKCLLLPLTPAQRRELVPDLHRYTPRTICDHDQLDAALDLAAHRGYATEVEELALGRSCVAAPILDQSGNVVAALSISGPLSALGLADGDPELASTVIEVADSISVGLGYLGPRHAPASHY
- a CDS encoding carbohydrate ABC transporter permease; translation: MASTHAPARRPRAAGRPRAARWRRHAWSYAFLVPGILLFGGFSLWPLIASWWYAFFDWDGVGTPTNWIGFDNFREVLGSDAFWDAFWHSFLFSFAALVIELPLALVLAILLNNAWLRGRNVYRLALFLPVVTTTAVIGIVFAILLDPIRGVVNTALTDSGLVGSAVNFLGDTTTALPTLIGIDVWKGFGITLIYWLAALQTIPKDIHEAALIDGANSRQSLRFVVLPMLVPLAIVILLLVFQRSLNTFDLVQATTQGGPNYSTDVVPTYIYRFAFDPFLQAPRYGFACAAGAVFGLMTLLITLMQAPLLRGRYKAGAP
- a CDS encoding golvesin C-terminal-like domain-containing protein, encoding MHEVPRAAACPNPSLSRRSAIRLLVGAAVLPPVVNAFGLSSAAAATTPAAEGQPPLPDALRRLPMPDLATEPAATITGDRHRVTFHRASWGGGHTYVRDLEVQTDGGDWLPVTAAEHRFDEQWIVLTGDDGNPTDYYTSMTPNWVAFDSLAQLDAHTVELRSTPPGGYDLTVRWSLAGASPELQWTLTAGADDHYVVGYQSVDAVTPDDVDEVLCGSWQHARVIGGAQSLGAWELFAPMSLTQRRIGDHDVTLGVYTPGEVLLFEHEREPGPDGQPFGMSLRNDDRDVQPVVFAPQAGRRTPLAAGESRGYAFGLYAAAGTVYQSYTDLVRNEYGYTDYRRNVYDTSLTDTVHHLIDLLMVEPDGDDSESFVPSFSGWWNRAKGFVDIENDQAVRTPIAGVLLSAYHLTGDDALYERRARPLVEYHLSRAGHGSTPVKGAPVYGNPDLYRIGRIPGDASTLVPLYEQTRGQNAGLHSLAMELIRQRPGRDARTPMSTPLQAYVLTGNEAYLAEARAEARRLIRDQIMRPYATNAAENEFGYHYVKAWTELLVLFELTGEQEFLDGSYREAQRYLGVMNVRPVPDTTVTVPNQPFIDNQIDWWNTPLLPDYPQTTVPSEEVPAWTVSSSGVTFEQLSTFKVSAGRVNPGGGFTWIPAWAPFFLRLAHHTGDDLFRDVAHNLVVGRFTNYPGYYNRQFSVAHMKPDFPYQGPPGAGGIYFHHIPAQLGLALDYLITEHQTRSDGEIDFPRQFETNYVFFKFSTYGHAPGTFHGEDGVWPYFPKGIVGVDNPQVNWLTAVGNGSLYLSLTNESDTDERVTVDVATPVTGLARRAANRVEVLGGGVRTAQTLRGGRLTTTIPAKGHAALVVRDVDLDVPWHWTSDAADQGPDSHHHAFLDPAAQAGLVRAVLLVRPDRSGYDAYVQADTETTAQLHYAVGDAPAQQAPAKVFPFEWTIPVGNLTAPITFRVVAGDRATADHTLRLPPSVTGVVPPGEAACGELSAAPDTTPGDDVRVRARVRNGTDAPLDGAELALAVPSGWTAAPVGDVPASVPAGGTADWLFDVTAPADATGAAELTATARWTGGSTVLTPATVAVLVPLKLPALTAVPAELARPGDAFELTTAVLNLGPVRRSGTLQVSVPAGWRAEPAIVGYDVPGREEREYTVTVTSAAGALPGTAHRITVAADASAQQAVTVRLTGTEIVVDNADPWPRYVETGWWLPSTLAGWNRTASRFSEEDRLGGTATWTPELPADGVYDVAVWYPSNADTTRAAVYVVRHADGEDEIVVDQQQDANGWRALGRFRFTAGTGGSVRIEVRNPGFHRVDAARFLPVDAAALLPVVSGLAAADVAAPGGGTTVTATLRAQDGTPVRGTATLATPGGWTVTPAEIPVDLAGGATTTLEFALTAPADAAAGSLHELALSAAGAEAAIAVAIGAPNAAAAVVVDDEDTGYTDAGGWSASSLLGHDGSRSRFAGGGSGAVATWSPELAAAGRYRVSVWYPTNATTTREAVYTVVTAGGERTVVVDQQAGGAAWRPLAIVDLDPATAAVRLAAQNSGHHRADAARFEPVVPAQ